The nucleotide window CGGTGTCGAGGTGGTGTCGACCGCCGAGCTGGGCCGGCCCCGCGTCGACGTCACAGTGCGCATCTCCGGCTTCTTCCGCGACGCGTTCCCGCACGTCGTGGCGTTGCTCGACGACGCCGTCCGGCGGGTCGCCGCCCTGGACGAGCCGGACGAGGAGAACTACCTGCGGGCACACGTCACCGCCGACGTCGCCGAGCACGGCGACGAGCGGCGGGCCACCGCCCGGATCTTCGGCTCCAAGCCCGGCGCGTACGGCGCGGGGCTGCTGCCCCTGATCGACGCCCGGACCTGGCGCAGCGACGCCGACCTGGCCGAGGTGTACGCGGTGTGGGGCGGTTACGCGTACGGCCGGGGCCTGGACGGGCGGGAGGCGCGCGCCGACATGGAGCGCTCGTTCGCCCGGATCGCGGTGGCGGTGAAGAACCAGGACACCCGCGAGCACGACATCGTCGACTCCGACGACTACTTCCAGTACCACGGCGGGATGGTGGCGATGGTCCGCCACCTCACCGGCACGTCACCGCAGGCGTACGTGGGTGACTCGGCGATGCCGCACGACGTGCGCACCCGCACCCTGGGCGAGGAGACCCGACGGGTGTTCCGGGCCCGGGTGGTCAACCCGAAGTGGATCGCCGCGATGCGCCGGCACGGCTACAAGGGCGCGTTCGAGCTGGCGGCCACGGTGGACTACCTGTTCGGCTACGACGCCACCGCCGGGGTGGTCGACGACTGGATGTACGAGCACCTGGCCGCCGCGTACCTCTTCGACGACACGACCCGGGAGTTCCTGGAGAAGTCCAACCCGTGGGCGCTGCGAGGCATCACCGAACGGCTGTTGGAGGCCGCCGACCGGGGGCTGTGGGCCAAGCCGGAACCGGCCACCCTCGACCGGCTGCGCGACACGTACCTGGCCAGCGAGGGCGACCTGGAGGACCGGGCATGACCGAGACCGTCACCACCACCACGACCTACCCGTTCAGTGCGGTGCTCGGCATGGCCGACATGCGGCTGGCGTTGCTGCTCAACGCGGTGTCCCCGGCGATCGGCGGGGTGCTGGTCCGTGGTGAGAAGGGAACCGCCAAGTCCACAGCCGTGCGGGCGCTCGCCGCGCTGCTGCCGCCGGTGCGCCGGGTGGCCGGCTGCCGTTTCGGCTGTGACCCGGCCGAGCCCGACCCGGCCTGCCCGGACGGCCCGCACCCGGCCGACGCCGCCGCCGAGACCCGCCCGGCCCGCCTCGTCGAGCTGCCGGTGGGCGCCGCCGAGGACCGGGTGGTTGGCGCGCTGGATCTGGAGAAGGCGATCGGCGAGGGGGTACGCGCCTTCGAGCCGGGCCTGCTCGCCGCCGCGCACCGGGGGGTGCTCTACGTCGACGAGGTCAACCTGCTGCACGACCACCTCGTCGACCTGCTGCTGGACGCGGCGGCGATGGGCCGCAGCCACGTCGAGCGGGAGGGCGTCTCGGTCAGTCACGCGGCCCGGTTCCTGCTGGTCGGCACGATGAACCCGGAGGAGGGGGAGCTGCGCCCGCAGCTGCTCGACCGGTTCGGGCTCACCGTGGAGGTGGGTGCCAGTCGGGACCCGGAGATCCGGGTCGAGGTGGTCCGCCGCCGGCTGGCCGCCGACGCGGACCCGGTCGGTTTCGCCGCCCGCTGGGCCGACGCCGACGCGGAGATCGCCGGCCAGGTGGTCGCCGCCCGCCGCCGACTTCCCGGGGTACGCCTGCCGGACGCCGCTTTGCGGCAGATCGCCGAGGTGTGTGCGGCGTTCGACGTGGACGGGATGCGGGCCGACATCGTCACCGCCCGTACCGCCCTCGCCCACGCCGCCTGGCACGGCCGGGACCGGGTCACCATCGACGACGTCCGGGTGGCCGCCCGGCTGGCCCTGCCGCACCGCCGCCGCCGCGACCCGTTCGACACCCCGGGGCTGGACGAGAAGCGCCTCGACGAGGCGTTGCAGCGCGCCCAGGACGCCCACCCCGACGACCCGGACGACTCCGGTCCCGACGACAGTGGCCCGGATGGCGGCGGCCCGCAGGGCGGTGGGCCGGCCGGTGACGGAGGCCCGAACGGGGGCGGCCCGAACGGGGGCGGCCCGAGTGGCGGCGGACCGCAGGGCGGCAACGGCGTCGACGACTGTGACCCCGGGTCGACGGAGCACTCGACGGCGCGGAACGGCGCCGGCCCCGAGGGGCGCACCGACGGCCCGGACGGCACCGGCGGCTGGCCGCAGCACCAGCCGGGCGACCGTGGCGACGACGACGGCTGGCCGCAGCACCAGCAGGGCGACCGAGGCGGCGACGGCCAGAACGCGCGCCCGCGCGGCGGCCGGCAGTCGGCGACAGGTGACGACGAGCCGACCGGCGGCGGGGAGTCCCAACCGGTGGCCGTACCTCGGGGTGGGTTGAAGGCGCGGGTGCTCACCGCGCCCGGCGTGGGTGACGGGGTGCCCGGCCGGCGTTCGCGGGCCCGCACCGGGCGGGGCCGCACCACCGGCGCGCGGGTGCCGGCGGGCCGGGTCGGGGCGTTGCACCTGCCGGCCACGATCCGCGCCGCCGCGCCGCACCAGGCCGCCCGGGGCCGGCTGACCGGTCCGCTGCGACTGCGCCGGGACGACCTGCGCGAGGCGGTTCGTGAGGGGCGCGAGGGCAACCTGGTGCTCTTCGTGGTGGACGCGAGCGGCTCGATGGGCGCCAGGCAGCGGATGACCACGGTGAAGGACGCGGTGCTCGCCCTGCTCACCGACGCGTACCAGCGGCGGGACAAGGTCGCGGTGATCGCGTTCCGGGGCGCCGACGCCCGGACCCTGCTGCCGGCGACCTCGTCGGTGCTGGCCGCCTCGACCCGGCTGGCCGAGTTGCCCACCGGCGGGCGTACGCCGTTGGCCGAGGGGTTGCTCGCCGCCGCGGACCTGTTGCGGGTGGAGCGCCTGCGCGACCCGAAGCGCCGCCCGTTGGTCCTCGTCGTCACCGACGGGCGAGCCACTGCGGGCACTCGTCCCCTCGACCGGGCGGCAGCGGCGGCAGCGGTCCTGGCGTCAACCGGTGCCCCCTGCGTGGTCGTCGACTGCGAGTCCGGCCCCGTCCGCCTCAACCTGGCCTCCCGCCTGGCCACCCAGCTGAACGCCCCCCGAACCGCCCTGGAAGCCCTCACCCACCCTCACCCCCGCGATCTTGCACTTCCTGTCGCGGCATAGAGGGCGAAGTGCGCATATGACCAACAGAAACCGCAAGATCGCGGGAGTGTCCGCGGGACGGGGGACGTGCTGATGCCGCAGGGACAACCGAGTCACGTGCCTGCTGACGGGTTGACCACCCGGCAGCGGCGGCACCGACAGTTGCTGATCGTCCACACCGGACAGATGAAGGGGAAGTCCACGGCCGCCTTCGGGCTGGCGTTGCGGGCCTGGACGGCCGGCCTGCCGGTCGGGGTGTTCCAGTTCGTCAAGAGCGCCAAGTGGCGGGTGGGGGAGGAGAACGCCTTCCGGGCGCTCGGCGAGGTGCACGAGCGCACCGGCCAGGGCGCCCCGGTGGCCTGGCACAAGATGGGCGAGGGCTGGTCCTGGATCCAGCGCGGCGGCGACGCCGACCACGCCGCCGACGCCCTGGAGGGCTGGCGGCAGATTCAGCGTGACCTGGCCGCCGAGCGCTACGGGCTGTACGTGCTGGACGAGTTCACCTATCCGATGAAGTGGGGCTGGGTGGACGTCGACGAGGTGGTCGCCACCCTGGCCGACCGGCCCGGCTTCCAACACGTCGTGATCACCGGTCGGGACGCCGACCCGCGCCTGGTCGCCGCCGCCGACCTGGTCGCCGAGCTGACCAAGGTCAAGCACCCGATGGACGCCGGCCAGAAGGGCCAGAAGGGCATCGAGTGGTGAGCGCGCACTGGGCGCTGCCCCGGGTGGTGGTCGCCGCCCCGGCCAGCGGCCACGGCAAGACCACTGTGGCCACCGGGCTGCTCGCCGCGCTGCGCCGTCGGGGTCTGACGGTCAGCCCGCACAAGGTCGGCCCCGACTACATCGACCCTGGCTACCACGCCCTCGCCGCCGGGCGAGCAGGGCGCAACCTCGACCCGTTCCTGGTCGGGGCCGACCGGATCGCTCCGCTGCTGCGCCACGGCGCGAGCGTCCCCACGCCCGCCGACATCGCAGTGGTCGAGGGCGTCATGGGCCTGCACGACGGGGCGGTGGGCCGCCGCGACTACGCGTCCACCGCGCACGTCGCCCGGCTGATCGAGGCACCCGTGCTGCTGGTGCTGGACACCACCGCGCAGGGCCGGTCGGCCGCCGCGCTCACCCTCGGCATGGCCGCGTTCGATCCGGCGGTGCGGATCGGCGGGGTGATCCTCAACCGGGTCGGCTCACCCCGGCACGAGATGCTGCTGCGCGACGCCCTCGCCGAGGTGGGCGTACCGGTGCTCGGGGCGGTCACCCGCGCCGCCGAGGTGGCCGCGCCGGCCCGGCACCTCGGGTTGGTGCCGGTCGCCGAGCGGGCACCCGAATCCGTCGCGATCGTCACCGCGCTCGCCGAACTGGTCGAGGCCACAGTGGACCTCGACGCCGTGCTCGACCTGGCCCGGACCGCCCCGCCACTGACCACCCCGGCGTGGGACCCGGTCGCCGCCGTCGGCGGGCCGGCCGGCGTCGAGCGACCACGGGTCGCCCTCGCCGGTGGTCCGGCCTTCACCTTCTCGTACGCGGAGACCGCCGAACTGCTCGCCGCGGCCGGCGCGGAGGTCGTCACCGTCGACCCGCTGCGCGACCCGGCGCTGCCCACCGGCACCCGGGCGGTGGTGATCGGCGGCGGCTTCCCCGAGGCGTACGCGCAGACACTGGCCGACAACACGGCGCTCCGCGCCGAACTGGCCGACTTCGACGGGCCGATCGTGGCCGAGTGCGCCGGACTGCTCTACCTCGGGCGGTCCCTGGACGGTGTGCCCATGTGCGGCCGACTGGACCTGACCGCCCGGATGACCGAGCGTCTCACCCTCGGCTACCGGGAGGCCCTGGCCGTCACCGACTCCCCGGTGGCGCGCGCCGGCGAGCCCGTACGCGGCCACGAGTTCCACCGCACCGCCACCGACCCGGGGCACGGCGAGACGTCGGCGTGGCGCTGGAACGACACCGAGCACGGCTTCGTCACCGGCGGGGTGCACGCGTCCTACCTGCACACCCACTGGGCCGGTCACCCGGAGGCGGCCCGTCGACTGGTCGAGGCGTGCCGATGAGCGCCGACGCCACGCTCACCGGGGTCGGCGTCGGCCCGGGCGACCCGGAACTGCTCACCGTCAAGGCGGTGCGGCTGCTGCGCGAGGCCGACCTGGTCTTCGTACCGGTGATGGCGGACCGGGTCGCGACCACCGCGACCGCCGGTCCGACGCCACCGGCAACGGACGCCGGGCGGGCCGAGGCGACGGTGCGCTCCCACGTCGCGGCGGACCGGCTGCGCCGGCTGCCGTTCGCGCTGGACGACCGGGGTGGGGTGACCGCCCGCCGGGCGGCGGCCTGGGACGAGGCCGCGCGGGTGGTGGTCGAGGCGATCGACGCGGGGGCGCGGTCCCTCGCGTTCGCCACCATCGGCGACCCCAACGTCTACTCGACCTTCGGCTACCTGGCCCAGAGCGTCCGGGCGCTGCGCCCGGCGGTGCGGGTGGCGACCGTGCCCGGCATCACCGCCATGCAGGAGCTGGCGGCGCGCAGCGGCACCCCGCTCTGTGAGGGACGCGAACCGCTCACCCTGCTGCCGGCCACCGCGGGCCTGGCGCTCTTCGCGGACGCCCTGGCCGGGCCGGGCACCGTTGTCGCCTACAAGGGCTGGCGGCGGCACCCGGAGTTGCTCGCCGAGCTGCGCCGGCAGGGTCGTCTCGCCGACGCCGTGCTCGGACGCAGCCTGGGGCTGCCCGGTGAACGGATCGGGCCGGTCGACAACACCGAGCACGACCTGCCGTACCTGTCGACGCTGCTGGTTCCGGCCCGCCGCGAGCACCGAGGAGGAAAGCTGTGACCAGCGACGGCAAGGTGTGGTTCGTCGGAGCCGGCCCGGGGGCGGCGGACCTGCTGACCCTTCGGGCCGCGCGGGTGATCGCCGAGGCGGACATCGTGATCTGGGCGGCGAGCCTGGTGCACGCCGACGTGCTCCACCACGCCCGCACCGGCGCGGAGATCGTCGACTCGTCGCAGCTACCGATCGAGGGCGTGCTGCCGCTCTACGAGCGGGCCGCCGAGCAGGGGTTGACAGTGGCTCGGATCCACTCCGGAGACCCGGCGCTGTGGGGCGCGGTGCAGGAGCAGCTGGACCTGTGCCGGGCCCTCGGCCTGGCCGTCGAGATCGTGCCCGGGGTGTCCTCGTTCACCGCCGTCGCGGCGATCGTCGGACGGGAGCTGACAGTGCCCGAGGTGGCCCAGTCGGTGATCCTCACCCGCCTCGAAGGCGGCAAGACCCCGATGCCGCCCGGCGAGCGCGTCCGCGACTTCGCCCGACACGGCACCACAATGGCGCTCTTCCTCTCCGCCGCCCGATCCGGACAGGTGCAGGCCGAACTGCTGGCCGGCGGCTACCCGGAGGACACCCCGGCCGTGGTGGCGTACCAGGCGACCTGGCCCGACGAACTGGTGGTGCGCTGCACGGTCGGCACCCTGGAGGCGACGGTCAAGCAGCACAAACTGTGGAAGCACACCCTGTTCCTGGTCGGGCCGGCCCTCGCCGCCGAGGGCACCCGCTCGCACCTGTACCACCCCGGGCACTTCCACACCTTCCGCCGCGCCGAGCCGGCCGCCCGCGCCGAGCTGCGTCGCCAGGCCAGCGCGCGTACCGGGGGGACCGCCACACCGGGGCACACACC belongs to Micromonospora ureilytica and includes:
- a CDS encoding cobyrinate a,c-diamide synthase, producing MVSAHWALPRVVVAAPASGHGKTTVATGLLAALRRRGLTVSPHKVGPDYIDPGYHALAAGRAGRNLDPFLVGADRIAPLLRHGASVPTPADIAVVEGVMGLHDGAVGRRDYASTAHVARLIEAPVLLVLDTTAQGRSAAALTLGMAAFDPAVRIGGVILNRVGSPRHEMLLRDALAEVGVPVLGAVTRAAEVAAPARHLGLVPVAERAPESVAIVTALAELVEATVDLDAVLDLARTAPPLTTPAWDPVAAVGGPAGVERPRVALAGGPAFTFSYAETAELLAAAGAEVVTVDPLRDPALPTGTRAVVIGGGFPEAYAQTLADNTALRAELADFDGPIVAECAGLLYLGRSLDGVPMCGRLDLTARMTERLTLGYREALAVTDSPVARAGEPVRGHEFHRTATDPGHGETSAWRWNDTEHGFVTGGVHASYLHTHWAGHPEAARRLVEACR
- the cobI gene encoding precorrin-2 C(20)-methyltransferase; translated protein: MSADATLTGVGVGPGDPELLTVKAVRLLREADLVFVPVMADRVATTATAGPTPPATDAGRAEATVRSHVAADRLRRLPFALDDRGGVTARRAAAWDEAARVVVEAIDAGARSLAFATIGDPNVYSTFGYLAQSVRALRPAVRVATVPGITAMQELAARSGTPLCEGREPLTLLPATAGLALFADALAGPGTVVAYKGWRRHPELLAELRRQGRLADAVLGRSLGLPGERIGPVDNTEHDLPYLSTLLVPARREHRGGKL
- a CDS encoding magnesium chelatase subunit D family protein is translated as MTETVTTTTTYPFSAVLGMADMRLALLLNAVSPAIGGVLVRGEKGTAKSTAVRALAALLPPVRRVAGCRFGCDPAEPDPACPDGPHPADAAAETRPARLVELPVGAAEDRVVGALDLEKAIGEGVRAFEPGLLAAAHRGVLYVDEVNLLHDHLVDLLLDAAAMGRSHVEREGVSVSHAARFLLVGTMNPEEGELRPQLLDRFGLTVEVGASRDPEIRVEVVRRRLAADADPVGFAARWADADAEIAGQVVAARRRLPGVRLPDAALRQIAEVCAAFDVDGMRADIVTARTALAHAAWHGRDRVTIDDVRVAARLALPHRRRRDPFDTPGLDEKRLDEALQRAQDAHPDDPDDSGPDDSGPDGGGPQGGGPAGDGGPNGGGPNGGGPSGGGPQGGNGVDDCDPGSTEHSTARNGAGPEGRTDGPDGTGGWPQHQPGDRGDDDGWPQHQQGDRGGDGQNARPRGGRQSATGDDEPTGGGESQPVAVPRGGLKARVLTAPGVGDGVPGRRSRARTGRGRTTGARVPAGRVGALHLPATIRAAAPHQAARGRLTGPLRLRRDDLREAVREGREGNLVLFVVDASGSMGARQRMTTVKDAVLALLTDAYQRRDKVAVIAFRGADARTLLPATSSVLAASTRLAELPTGGRTPLAEGLLAAADLLRVERLRDPKRRPLVLVVTDGRATAGTRPLDRAAAAAAVLASTGAPCVVVDCESGPVRLNLASRLATQLNAPRTALEALTHPHPRDLALPVAA
- the cobM gene encoding precorrin-4 C(11)-methyltransferase, producing the protein MTSDGKVWFVGAGPGAADLLTLRAARVIAEADIVIWAASLVHADVLHHARTGAEIVDSSQLPIEGVLPLYERAAEQGLTVARIHSGDPALWGAVQEQLDLCRALGLAVEIVPGVSSFTAVAAIVGRELTVPEVAQSVILTRLEGGKTPMPPGERVRDFARHGTTMALFLSAARSGQVQAELLAGGYPEDTPAVVAYQATWPDELVVRCTVGTLEATVKQHKLWKHTLFLVGPALAAEGTRSHLYHPGHFHTFRRAEPAARAELRRQASARTGGTATPGHTP
- the cobO gene encoding cob(I)yrinic acid a,c-diamide adenosyltransferase, with amino-acid sequence MPQGQPSHVPADGLTTRQRRHRQLLIVHTGQMKGKSTAAFGLALRAWTAGLPVGVFQFVKSAKWRVGEENAFRALGEVHERTGQGAPVAWHKMGEGWSWIQRGGDADHAADALEGWRQIQRDLAAERYGLYVLDEFTYPMKWGWVDVDEVVATLADRPGFQHVVITGRDADPRLVAAADLVAELTKVKHPMDAGQKGQKGIEW